From the genome of Mycoplasmopsis bovis PG45:
ATTTTCTTTTATTGCTTTTGCATTTCTTCTAGAGAGCGTGCAATAAAACATTCTAGATTTTCTGTTGATTAATGTAAGAATGCAATAATTGTCAGATCTTAAACCAATTACAGTGTCCATTTCATAATCATTGTCATTTAGTCTTAAATTAACTGATTCTGGACGTTCAGTAATAAGTTTGCCTATTGTCTTTTTCTTTGTCTCATGCTTTACTGTTGTTCTACTTCCATATTTGCCGTTTGATTTATATGGAAGAATATCTAATTTTAGACCAAAAGCACTATGTTTAGCCAATATACGGTAAAAGTTTTGAACTGATGGAACATATGAATTTTGAAGTTTTCCCTGTGCTTCTAGTTCTCTTATGTATTTAAAAATAATGCTTGCCACAGACTGTTTAACAGCTTTACTATCTAAGTTAAAACTATTTCTATTCTTCAAATAAAAGTACAGTAACTGTTTGTAAAACTTAAAAATGTCAATGTATTTCATAAGCAATTTAGAATTGTTTTCTAATCTTTTTGAATCATGTCTTGTTTCAATTAAATTCAAAAATTTGAGAGCACTAATTACATATATTGTTTTGCCTTTTAAGTCCATACCACACAATTTACATTTCTTTTGGTATTTAGCATAGCCACGCTTTGTTTCAATTGTAATTCTGTCAAATAAGTTATAAATTGATCTTGATTTAAATCCCACAATATTAGAAACAGTTTTCATATCATAGCCTGCAATTAGCCTTTCAAGAATTTCTTTAAGTCTCAACGGGCTAATGTTATTTTTATTGGTTTTGTGATTTGACTTGGTCAATATTTCATCTCAATTCGTTTCATCAATTACATAATGTACATAATTAAACTTGTACTTGCCGTGCACATTTAATTTCTTTTTAAGCAAGCATAGGTCAGTTGAATAACTAGTATTTTTGTCATTGCTAATCATATATTAAAAAATTCCCAATTTTGGACACTATATAATTTTAATAATTTACTAAAAAATTCTTATTTTTGTCCATTAAATACATTAAATTATCTAAATAATTAAATTTTCTTAAATTTAGAGCTAAAAAAGCTCTATTTTTTGTTCAATTTCATTAAAGAAAAGTTTAAAAAATTAAAAATAGGTGGTAAAATAAATATACATGTATAGTGTTTAACACATAAAAAAGGAGATATAAAAATGGCCATTCCTAAAGACATATTAAAAATTCCAAGACCATCTAGTACCAGAGTAAAAGCAACCTCAAAAGAAGGTATTTATAATGTTATACAAAGAACATCAATAAGAAAAAATGAAAAAATTATTCCTGTTGAAAAAGGAGTGATTGGAAAGATTATTAATGGTGTTTTTCAAAGCATAGAAAAGCAAACATATGAAGTAGATATTAAATCATATGGTTTATTTGCGCTAAATGAAAAATTAAACAATCATATCTTTAGAGAACTTTTAAATTTTTATGATTTTGAAGATGCTAGAAAATTATATGTTATAGCCTCTTTAAGAACTATGTTTTCAGATATTAAAAACGAACATTTAAAACATGAGTATGATACAAATTTTATTTCTGAAATATACCCAAAATGTGCACTATCATTAAACACTATCTCAAGTTTTTTAGAGAAAATAGGTAAATCTAGTTCGAAGATGGAAGACTTTATGAATAAAAGATTAGAAGAGTTTTCAAACCACTCAATAGTTATTGATGGTATGTTGAAAAACAATACATCAGAAACTAACATTTTCTCTGAAATGTCTAGAAAGTCTAGAACTAAAGGCGCTCAAAACTTAAACCTTATTTATGCTTATGATATTAATGCACAAGAACCTGTTGCAAGTTCTGTTTACCCAGGAAATATGCTAGATTACACTGCTTTTAGAGACTTTTTAAGAACTTATAAGATTAAAAATGGAT
Proteins encoded in this window:
- a CDS encoding IS1634-like element ISMbov2 family transposase; translation: MAIPKDILKIPRPSSTRVKATSKEGIYNVIQRTSIRKNEKIIPVEKGVIGKIINGVFQSIEKQTYEVDIKSYGLFALNEKLNNHIFRELLNFYDFEDARKLYVIASLRTMFSDIKNEHLKHEYDTNFISEIYPKCALSLNTISSFLEKIGKSSSKMEDFMNKRLEEFSNHSIVIDGMLKNNTSETNIFSEMSRKSRTKGAQNLNLIYAYDINAQEPVASSVYPGNMLDYTAFRDFLRTYKIKNGFLILDRGFDDKECKNLMREKNIKYLMPIKINHTFKKFNLKSGFNFTFTYDDDTIRAKKIIINNKYYLCYKSTLTEMVEKKNFISRAHKKGAYDEIKLLERENLFGLIIFECNYDLDLKDIYVAYKKRWEIELLFKQFKNVLEQNEANVQGNYRLLATEFINFLSSIMLCRIKNHLLNSGVLDNRTISETFRYLSKIIKKRKSRKREEWDDVETLKYIKELKSILKI
- a CDS encoding IS30-like element ISMbov1 family transposase, encoding MKTVSNIVGFKSRSIYNLFDRITIETKRGYAKYQKKCKLCGMDLKGKTIYVISALKFLNLIETRHDSKRLENNSKLLMKYIDIFKFYKQLLYFYLKNRNSFNLDSKAVKQSVASIIFKYIRELEAQGKLQNSYVPSVQNFYRILAKHSAFGLKLDILPYKSNGKYGSRTTVKHETKKKTIGKLITERPESVNLRLNDNDYEMDTVIGLRSDNYCILTLINRKSRMFYCTLSRRNAKAIKENLEKLIKDNNLVIDTLTIDNGSENYKLPEIESIKEIFHCHPYSSSEKGSIENAHRLLRRYIPKGKSIDKYVGQDLKPIADFINSHPRIYKGVSGFKCAKQMQ